A single region of the Brachypodium distachyon strain Bd21 chromosome 3, Brachypodium_distachyon_v3.0, whole genome shotgun sequence genome encodes:
- the LOC100834525 gene encoding zinc finger transcription factor YY1 isoform X1, which translates to MQAAAPRLRHRWVKEWIPQDLVIAGGPCALYKWVREDRLSALKAKDKEQGADTAKPEPTTEVLFLCSYDGCGKTFVDAGALRKHAHVHGERQYICHYDGCGKKFLDSSKLKRHFLIHTGEKNFFCTYEGCGKAFSLDFNLKAHMKTHFADNYHPCPYPECGRRFTQESKLRAHFRTQHEKAGAQNPGMPAAMNRNALGDHPHNTVKPPPVTPPVPSAERPYVCPYDGCAKAYIHEYKLNLHLKKEHPNHFSDAGAQAGPSRSTASKSSRRSRPSATAKMPLPKIPKRGAEYTTPSPAINIAEEHQWPRKVLYDDDSEETEEEGDKPADMGWGRIAASSDDDDDEETEDEE; encoded by the exons ATGCAGGCCGCCGCCCCACGCCTCCGTCACCGATGGGTCAAGGAGTG GATTCCGCAAGACCTGGTCATCGCCGGCGGCCCGTGCGCGCTTTACAAGTGGGTGCGAG AGGATAGGTTGTCTGCTCTGAAAGCCAAGGACAAGGAACAAGGGGCAGACACTGCAAAGCCTGAACCGACCACTGAGGTGCTTTTCCTATGCAGCTATGACGGCTGCGGGAAAACTTTTGTTGACGCGGGGGCTCTTAGGAAACATGCGCACGTCCATGGGGAGAGGCAGTATATCTGTCATTATGATGGATGTGGCAAG AAATTTTTAGATAGCTCAAAATTGAAGAGGCATTTTCTTATTCATACAGGAGAGAAGAACTTTTTCTGCACTTATGAAGGTTGCGGCAAG GCTTTCTCGTTGGATTTTAATTTAAAGGCACACATGAAAACACATTTTGCGGATAACTACCATCCATGCCCGTACCCAGAATGCGGTCGAAGATTTACACAGGAATCTAAACTGAGGGCTCATTTCAGGACACAGCATGAGAAG GCTGGTGCGCAGAACCCAGGTATGCCTGCTGCAATGAACCGCAATGCACTAGGAGATCACCCCCATAACACAGTGAAACCTCCTCCGGTAACGCCTCCAGTTCCTTCGGCTGAGCGCCCATATGTCTGCCCCTACGACGGTTGTGCCAAGGCATACATTCATGAGTACAAACTAAACCTCCATTTGAAGAAGGAGCATCCCAACCACTTCTCGGACGCTGGTGCTCAAGCTGGTCCTTCGAGGAGCACCGCGTCGAAGAGTTCCCGCAGAAGCAGACCGAGCGCCACGGCCAAGATGCCATTGCCAAAGATCCCCAAGCGCGGTGCTGAATATACAACACCATCACCAGCTATCAACATCGCTGAGGAGCACCAATGGCCAAGGAAAGTGCTGTATGACGATGACAGCGAGGAGacggaggaagagggggaTAAACCGGCAGATATGGGATGGGGGCGCATAGCTGCCAGCagcgatgatgatgatgatgaggagaCAGAGGATGAAGAATGA
- the LOC100834525 gene encoding zinc finger transcription factor YY1 isoform X2, giving the protein MQAAAPRLRHRWVKEWIPQDLVIAGGPCALYKWVREDRLSALKAKDKEQGADTAKPEPTTEVLFLCSYDGCGKTFVDAGALRKHAHVHGERQYICHYDGCGKKFLDSSKLKRHFLIHTGEKNFFCTYEGCGKAFSLDFNLKAHMKTHFADNYHPCPYPECGRRFTQESKLRAHFRTQHEKNPGMPAAMNRNALGDHPHNTVKPPPVTPPVPSAERPYVCPYDGCAKAYIHEYKLNLHLKKEHPNHFSDAGAQAGPSRSTASKSSRRSRPSATAKMPLPKIPKRGAEYTTPSPAINIAEEHQWPRKVLYDDDSEETEEEGDKPADMGWGRIAASSDDDDDEETEDEE; this is encoded by the exons ATGCAGGCCGCCGCCCCACGCCTCCGTCACCGATGGGTCAAGGAGTG GATTCCGCAAGACCTGGTCATCGCCGGCGGCCCGTGCGCGCTTTACAAGTGGGTGCGAG AGGATAGGTTGTCTGCTCTGAAAGCCAAGGACAAGGAACAAGGGGCAGACACTGCAAAGCCTGAACCGACCACTGAGGTGCTTTTCCTATGCAGCTATGACGGCTGCGGGAAAACTTTTGTTGACGCGGGGGCTCTTAGGAAACATGCGCACGTCCATGGGGAGAGGCAGTATATCTGTCATTATGATGGATGTGGCAAG AAATTTTTAGATAGCTCAAAATTGAAGAGGCATTTTCTTATTCATACAGGAGAGAAGAACTTTTTCTGCACTTATGAAGGTTGCGGCAAG GCTTTCTCGTTGGATTTTAATTTAAAGGCACACATGAAAACACATTTTGCGGATAACTACCATCCATGCCCGTACCCAGAATGCGGTCGAAGATTTACACAGGAATCTAAACTGAGGGCTCATTTCAGGACACAGCATGAGAAG AACCCAGGTATGCCTGCTGCAATGAACCGCAATGCACTAGGAGATCACCCCCATAACACAGTGAAACCTCCTCCGGTAACGCCTCCAGTTCCTTCGGCTGAGCGCCCATATGTCTGCCCCTACGACGGTTGTGCCAAGGCATACATTCATGAGTACAAACTAAACCTCCATTTGAAGAAGGAGCATCCCAACCACTTCTCGGACGCTGGTGCTCAAGCTGGTCCTTCGAGGAGCACCGCGTCGAAGAGTTCCCGCAGAAGCAGACCGAGCGCCACGGCCAAGATGCCATTGCCAAAGATCCCCAAGCGCGGTGCTGAATATACAACACCATCACCAGCTATCAACATCGCTGAGGAGCACCAATGGCCAAGGAAAGTGCTGTATGACGATGACAGCGAGGAGacggaggaagagggggaTAAACCGGCAGATATGGGATGGGGGCGCATAGCTGCCAGCagcgatgatgatgatgatgaggagaCAGAGGATGAAGAATGA